Genomic DNA from Cytophagia bacterium CHB2:
GGCGGGCGTGCCGCATGGCTCGAATCAATGGGAAGAATGGAAAAAAGAAGTCATTCGCCTGAGCCTGCTGTATGGCATTCTCACGCCGTTTACGAGTTTTACCGATCCGGGCCCGCCGCCCACCAGCGTGGAAGAATCCTCACAGGAGGCGGCTGCACCACCCGAGACTTTTGTGCTGCTGCAAAATTATCCCAATCCCTTCAATCCCGAAACGCGCATTACGTATGTTTTGAACGAAGGCCTGGCGCACGTCACGTTGAAGATTTACGATCTCAACGGCAAGCTGGTGCGCGTGCTGGTCGATGGCGATCAACCCGCAGGAATGCACAGCGCTGTTTGGGACGGCTTGGATGAGTTCGGAACCGTGATGGCCTCGGGCGTGTATTTCTATGTTTTGGAAATCGAGGGCATGAAGCAAATGAAACGGATGGTGTTGTTGCGTTGACCCGATCATTTTTGTGAATTTCTCAAGCCTCGCTCATGAAATGAAACAAGGTGAGCGAGGCTTTTTTGCCTTGAAAAAAGGCTTTAGAAAAGAAAAAAGCTTTCGTATCTTCGCGCTATTCTTTTGCTCGAACTCACATCTTACGAAAGCGGCATTCATGGCACTACGCGAGAAGATTCTGCGTGCGGCTCCTGTGATTATAGCGTGGGGCGTTCTCATTTTGATTGCACGGGCCGGGGTTTTTACCGAACAATTTTATGGATTACCCGTTTTGTTCGTACTCATCAGCGTTGCTTGCGCATTTTTCCCGGTGCCGGTAAATGTGCTGGTATTATTGGCAAGCCAATCGACCGATGGCCTGTCCGTAATTGCGGTTGCAACCGCTGCGACATTTTTTGCATTTTTATTGGAATACGCCATCTATGATCTCATCGTCCGCCGCGGCAAAATGCTCGACGTGAAAGACATCAAGCTGGTGTCGAAACTATTTGCCGGCTTCGACAAATATCCCTTCTCGATTATTGCCTTTGCTTCCTTTCTGCCGATTTCCTCCGAGCCGCTGCGGCTATATGCCATCTCTTCAAAATATAACAAGTATTACTTTGCCCTTGCCGGGTTGGTGGGGCGCGCGTTTCGCTTCGCTTCCCTGGTTTGGATCGGCGCATTGTTCGGTACGCCAGACTGGCTGATCGTGCTGGTGGTGCTGCTGCCCGGCGCTTTGCTGCTGCTGCTTTACGGCATGCGCAAACTCAAAACCGCGCGGTCGCGCGTCTGAATAGCGTGATTCGGGTATCATAGCTTTCGCCACCGTTTTCGGCGTTCACTCCCGCCAAATTCGTCTGTAACCAAAAGTCGCTCTTGCACGTACAAGTTCTGCCACCAAACAGGAGCTTGTATGCCCCCCATTATCGCAACGCAAAACTTAACGCGCCATTTCAAT
This window encodes:
- a CDS encoding T9SS type A sorting domain-containing protein, whose product is AGVPHGSNQWEEWKKEVIRLSLLYGILTPFTSFTDPGPPPTSVEESSQEAAAPPETFVLLQNYPNPFNPETRITYVLNEGLAHVTLKIYDLNGKLVRVLVDGDQPAGMHSAVWDGLDEFGTVMASGVYFYVLEIEGMKQMKRMVLLR